A stretch of Sinimarinibacterium sp. NLF-5-8 DNA encodes these proteins:
- the pabC gene encoding aminodeoxychorismate lyase, with translation MTESTVLHSRALHYGDGVFRTILVANGVLVDEALHWQKLAEDCAVLAIDPPDVQVLHAAVRARVAEAPEGILKVIVARRSTGRGYAPQTHACDYWLLYSTPAKPDLAAYRTGICAEFSPVVLSEQPLLAGIKHLNRLDQVLASRNGSPAIQERLMCDRAGQVVCGTRSNLFIVDNGVLKTPPLDHCGVAGIMRSKVLALASGLGIAVVMTPLKREDLQQAEEVLVTNAVQGIWPVQRLDQWSYRAPGKITQKLMGALAHPWVNRAFECAF, from the coding sequence ATGACTGAGTCCACCGTGCTGCACAGTCGCGCCCTGCACTATGGCGACGGGGTGTTTCGCACCATTCTGGTCGCAAACGGCGTGCTGGTGGATGAAGCCTTGCACTGGCAAAAACTCGCAGAGGATTGCGCCGTGCTGGCGATTGACCCGCCCGATGTGCAAGTCCTTCACGCCGCTGTGCGCGCGCGCGTTGCCGAAGCGCCGGAGGGTATTCTCAAGGTCATCGTTGCCCGTCGCAGTACCGGGCGGGGCTACGCGCCACAGACTCACGCCTGCGACTACTGGCTGCTGTACAGCACCCCTGCCAAACCCGACCTGGCGGCCTATCGGACCGGCATTTGCGCTGAATTCAGTCCGGTGGTGCTCAGCGAGCAGCCCCTGCTGGCCGGGATCAAGCATCTGAACCGGCTTGATCAGGTTCTGGCGTCACGCAATGGGTCGCCGGCGATCCAGGAGCGATTGATGTGCGATCGCGCGGGGCAGGTCGTTTGTGGCACCCGCAGCAATCTGTTCATCGTCGATAATGGCGTACTCAAAACCCCGCCACTCGACCATTGCGGGGTCGCCGGTATCATGCGCAGCAAAGTGTTGGCGCTGGCCTCCGGACTTGGCATTGCAGTGGTGATGACCCCACTCAAGCGTGAGGATCTGCAGCAGGCGGAAGAAGTGCTGGTCACCAACGCGGTACAAGGGATCTGGCCGGTACAGCGGCTGGATCAATGGTCTTACCGCGCGCCCGGCAAGATCACGCAAAAACTGATGGGCGCGCTTGCACACCCGTGGGTCAACCGAGCTTTTGAATGCGCTTTTTGA
- the fabD gene encoding ACP S-malonyltransferase, translating into MNYAMMFPGQGSQTVGMLGEWASATIDQTFEQASDVLGWDMATLVRQGPAEELNRTERTQPVMLAASIALWRVWQQQGVPQPSLLAGHSLGEYSALVAAESLRFEDALKLVELRGQLMQSAVPEGTGGMAAVIGLDDAQVAALCAAYPGAGVLEPANYNSPGQVVVAGARAAVDWVLENAKAHGARMAVAVAMSVPSHCSLMRQAAQQLDERLQSLSVEAPKIPVIHNLDACSGRDAQGIRDALREQLYRPVLWTASVERLGVQGIEMALECGPGKVLCGLVKRINKQLPTVALEDPAGMEKAQALMRAAAV; encoded by the coding sequence ATGAATTACGCAATGATGTTTCCCGGGCAGGGATCACAGACGGTCGGCATGCTCGGCGAGTGGGCGTCTGCCACGATTGACCAGACCTTTGAGCAAGCCTCCGATGTTCTCGGTTGGGACATGGCCACGCTGGTGCGCCAGGGGCCGGCCGAAGAATTGAATCGCACCGAACGCACGCAGCCGGTGATGCTTGCAGCCAGCATTGCGCTGTGGCGCGTATGGCAACAGCAGGGAGTGCCGCAGCCGAGCCTGCTCGCCGGGCACAGCCTGGGCGAGTACAGCGCACTGGTGGCCGCAGAGAGCTTGCGCTTTGAGGACGCGCTCAAGCTGGTGGAGTTGCGCGGACAGCTGATGCAGTCTGCGGTTCCCGAAGGCACGGGGGGCATGGCCGCGGTGATCGGACTCGATGATGCACAGGTTGCTGCGCTGTGTGCGGCTTACCCCGGTGCCGGGGTGCTGGAGCCGGCCAATTACAACTCACCGGGTCAGGTGGTCGTCGCCGGTGCGCGCGCTGCGGTGGACTGGGTGCTGGAAAACGCCAAGGCGCATGGCGCGCGCATGGCGGTGGCGGTGGCGATGTCGGTGCCGTCGCATTGCTCACTGATGCGCCAGGCGGCGCAGCAACTCGACGAACGCCTGCAATCCTTATCCGTCGAGGCACCCAAAATCCCGGTGATTCACAATCTTGATGCGTGCAGCGGCCGCGATGCCCAAGGCATCCGCGATGCGTTGCGTGAACAGCTTTACCGTCCGGTGCTGTGGACAGCCTCGGTCGAACGTCTGGGCGTGCAAGGCATTGAAATGGCGCTTGAGTGCGGTCCCGGAAAAGTGCTGTGCGGGCTGGTCAAACGCATCAACAAACAACTGCCGACCGTCGCTTTGGAAGATCCGGCCGGCATGGAAAAGGCTCAGGCTTTGATGCGCGCGGCGGCCGTATGA
- the acpP gene encoding acyl carrier protein, producing the protein MSTLEEKVKKIIAEQLSVSEDQITPTASFVEDLGADSLDTVELVMALEEEFEIDIPDEEAEKIVTFQDVLTYIKAHTNQA; encoded by the coding sequence ATGAGTACGCTTGAAGAGAAGGTCAAAAAGATCATTGCTGAACAGCTGTCGGTCAGCGAGGATCAGATCACACCCACGGCCTCCTTCGTTGAAGATCTGGGTGCCGATTCCCTCGACACCGTTGAGCTGGTGATGGCGCTCGAAGAAGAATTCGAAATCGACATCCCCGACGAAGAAGCCGAGAAAATTGTGACCTTCCAGGACGTTCTGACCTACATCAAGGCGCACACCAACCAGGCTTGA
- the mltG gene encoding endolytic transglycosylase MltG codes for MRFLIRLIAVLALVAGALSWDFARVLQTPLQLDEGATLSVPDGTGFVRLTHSLADHGWLAHAPRSLWYLRAYARWQGLDTRIKAGEYRLPVGTTPVQAVALIVSGQAIVQTLRLTEGWTFAQALAQVRAHPALKQTLPVDADPTTVMRAISDGFPPVQGEPEGWLFPDTYHFARGITDVAFLKRALTTMQAVLAQEWEGRADHLPYDSPEQALVMASIIEKETGIADERAQIAGVFVRRLNLGMRLQTDPTVIYGMGARYNGTIRKADLLADTPYNTYTRDGLPPTPICLPSRAAIHAALHPAPGKALYFVSRGDGSHVFSETLAQHNAAVRQYILNKK; via the coding sequence ATGCGCTTTTTGATTCGTTTGATTGCCGTACTGGCCTTGGTCGCAGGTGCGCTGAGCTGGGATTTTGCGCGGGTGCTGCAAACACCGTTGCAACTGGATGAGGGCGCAACCCTGAGCGTGCCCGATGGCACCGGCTTTGTGCGTCTGACCCATTCGCTTGCCGATCATGGCTGGTTGGCACATGCCCCGCGCAGCCTGTGGTATCTGCGTGCCTATGCGCGCTGGCAGGGGCTGGATACCCGCATCAAGGCCGGCGAGTACCGGCTGCCGGTGGGGACCACGCCGGTTCAGGCGGTGGCGTTGATCGTCAGCGGTCAGGCCATTGTGCAGACGCTGCGCTTGACCGAAGGCTGGACGTTTGCACAGGCACTGGCGCAAGTGCGCGCGCACCCTGCACTCAAGCAGACTTTGCCCGTCGATGCTGACCCCACCACGGTGATGCGCGCGATCAGCGACGGGTTCCCGCCGGTACAAGGTGAGCCGGAAGGCTGGCTGTTTCCTGATACCTATCACTTTGCCCGGGGTATCACCGATGTGGCGTTTTTGAAGCGCGCGCTGACCACGATGCAGGCCGTCCTCGCGCAGGAATGGGAGGGGCGTGCCGATCACCTGCCTTATGACAGTCCTGAACAGGCCTTGGTGATGGCCTCGATCATTGAAAAAGAAACCGGCATTGCGGACGAACGCGCGCAGATTGCAGGGGTTTTTGTCCGACGACTCAATCTGGGGATGCGTCTGCAAACCGATCCCACCGTCATTTATGGCATGGGCGCGCGCTATAACGGCACCATCCGCAAAGCCGATTTGCTCGCCGATACGCCGTATAACACCTACACCCGTGATGGCCTGCCGCCAACACCGATTTGTCTGCCCAGTCGTGCCGCGATTCATGCTGCATTGCACCCGGCACCGGGCAAAGCGTTGTATTTTGTCTCGCGCGGTGACGGCAGCCACGTTTTCAGTGAAACGCTGGCGCAGCACAATGCTGCGGTGCGGCAGTATATTTTGAATAAAAAATAA
- the tmk gene encoding dTMP kinase has translation MQAGRLITFEGGEGSGKSTQARLLAEILRAQGHRVTLTREPGGTPLAEAIRELVLGNWAEGMDGVTELLLMFAARAAHLHGLIQPALAQGQIVICDRFIDSSHAYQGGGQGIDGTHLAALEALVMPTLRIDLTFILDLPVAQGLARARARGQTNRFEDVHTSFMQRVREAFLQRAAQFPDRCAVIDASAPRAAVTRAIEDRVAALLQQKAH, from the coding sequence GTGCAAGCGGGGCGATTGATCACCTTTGAAGGCGGCGAGGGCAGCGGCAAGTCTACCCAGGCTCGGCTTTTGGCCGAAATCCTGCGCGCCCAGGGGCATCGCGTCACGCTGACGCGCGAACCTGGCGGCACGCCGCTGGCCGAAGCCATCCGTGAACTGGTGCTGGGCAACTGGGCCGAAGGCATGGACGGCGTCACCGAACTGCTGCTGATGTTTGCGGCGCGCGCGGCGCATCTGCATGGACTGATCCAGCCGGCGCTGGCACAGGGACAGATCGTCATCTGCGATCGCTTCATCGATTCCAGCCACGCCTACCAGGGCGGCGGACAGGGCATCGACGGCACCCATCTGGCGGCGCTGGAGGCCCTGGTGATGCCAACACTGCGGATTGATCTGACCTTCATTCTCGACCTTCCGGTGGCCCAGGGGCTGGCGCGCGCGCGCGCGCGTGGGCAGACCAATCGGTTTGAAGACGTCCACACATCCTTCATGCAGCGTGTGCGCGAGGCGTTTTTGCAGCGCGCGGCGCAGTTCCCCGATCGCTGTGCCGTCATCGACGCCAGCGCCCCCCGGGCGGCGGTGACGCGCGCGATCGAAGATCGTGTTGCTGCGCTTTTGCAACAGAAGGCGCACTGA
- a CDS encoding aminodeoxychorismate synthase component I, whose product MIWRTCVDADIDLLAVHEAAPQRYPFLLQSAAAHPQSGRWDVLFADPGEALLGDADGVRGPGVQSADDNFFTALDRWLVQEPWLPVQDDIPLIGGWFILLGYEAARWVEGGLDLPLSPHPLPDALAVRCRSVMIFDRLQRRLHCVSEVGDAACKRLHADAQAVRGVAASGGAARARVDARISEQAPQHFLQGAARVLDYIRSGDSYQINLSRAWDAELNVALTPAQLYRQLRQANPAPFAGLACWGEAAVISSSPERLLKLEHRRAQTRPIAGTRRRGDSEAEDQTLRATLISNVKERAEHVMLIDLERNDLGRVCVPGSVRVDELMTLESYAHVHHIVSNVCGDLRSDVGIGAALRAVFPGGTITGCPKVRSMQIIAELEGEGRGAYTGSMGYISRDQRMDSNILIRSMVLTSGHARLRAGAGIVADSNPEFELAETRTKARGLLLALSAHD is encoded by the coding sequence GTGATCTGGCGCACTTGCGTGGATGCCGACATCGACCTGCTGGCCGTCCACGAAGCGGCGCCGCAGCGATATCCATTCTTGCTGCAAAGTGCTGCCGCGCATCCGCAATCGGGGCGCTGGGACGTGCTGTTCGCGGATCCCGGCGAGGCTCTGCTGGGGGATGCAGACGGTGTGCGCGGCCCCGGCGTGCAATCTGCGGATGACAACTTCTTCACGGCACTTGACCGCTGGCTGGTGCAGGAACCGTGGTTGCCGGTACAGGACGATATTCCACTGATCGGCGGCTGGTTCATCCTGCTCGGCTACGAGGCCGCACGCTGGGTCGAAGGGGGGCTTGATCTGCCGTTGTCACCGCATCCCTTGCCGGATGCTCTGGCGGTGCGCTGCCGCAGTGTGATGATTTTTGATCGCCTGCAAAGGCGCCTGCATTGTGTTTCCGAGGTTGGCGATGCGGCGTGCAAGCGCCTGCACGCTGATGCGCAGGCGGTGCGGGGTGTGGCCGCTTCTGGCGGCGCGGCGCGCGCGCGCGTCGATGCCCGGATCAGCGAACAGGCGCCGCAGCATTTTCTGCAAGGCGCTGCGCGCGTGCTGGATTACATCCGCTCTGGCGACAGCTACCAGATCAACCTGTCGCGCGCCTGGGATGCCGAGTTGAATGTCGCGCTGACGCCCGCCCAGCTCTATCGCCAATTGCGTCAGGCCAACCCGGCACCGTTTGCGGGCCTGGCCTGCTGGGGTGAAGCGGCGGTGATCAGCTCCTCACCTGAACGCCTGCTCAAGCTTGAACATCGGCGGGCCCAGACCCGCCCCATTGCCGGAACCCGTCGCCGGGGCGACAGCGAGGCCGAAGACCAGACTTTGCGCGCCACCCTGATCAGCAACGTCAAAGAACGTGCCGAACACGTCATGCTGATCGACCTCGAACGCAATGACCTGGGGCGGGTCTGCGTGCCCGGCAGCGTGCGTGTGGATGAATTGATGACGCTGGAAAGTTATGCCCATGTGCATCACATCGTCTCCAACGTGTGCGGCGATCTGCGCAGTGATGTGGGCATCGGTGCGGCGCTGCGCGCAGTGTTTCCGGGGGGCACCATCACCGGCTGTCCCAAAGTCCGGTCGATGCAGATCATTGCCGAGCTCGAAGGTGAAGGGCGGGGCGCTTATACCGGCAGCATGGGGTACATCTCGCGCGATCAGCGAATGGACAGCAATATCCTGATTCGTTCGATGGTGCTCACGTCCGGGCATGCACGCCTGCGCGCAGGCGCGGGCATCGTGGCGGATTCCAATCCCGAATTCGAGCTGGCAGAAACGCGCACCAAGGCGCGCGGACTGCTGCTGGCACTGTCTGCCCATGACTGA
- the fabG gene encoding 3-oxoacyl-ACP reductase FabG, translated as MNDNALLLRGQTALVTGASRGIGRAIALRLAQQGAQVIGTATSVTGAQSIDEALQSHGGQGRVLDVRSAESIHELLTGLGTLSILVNNAGVTRDTLLLRMKDEDWNEVIETDLTSVFRLSRAALKGMMKARYGRIVSIGSVVGHMGNPGQANYCAAKAGLIGFSKSLAQEIGSRGVTVNVVAPGFIETDMTRALSEDARAGLLSRVPTQRLGLPEDIAAAVAFLVSPEAGYITGETLHVNGGLNMA; from the coding sequence ATGAATGACAACGCACTTCTATTGCGCGGGCAAACCGCATTGGTCACCGGCGCCAGCCGTGGCATCGGTCGGGCGATTGCACTGCGTCTGGCGCAGCAGGGCGCGCAGGTGATTGGGACGGCAACCTCGGTGACAGGCGCCCAAAGCATTGACGAGGCATTACAAAGCCATGGGGGACAAGGACGTGTGCTGGATGTACGCAGCGCCGAATCCATCCATGAACTGCTCACCGGGCTGGGGACGCTGTCGATTCTGGTCAACAATGCCGGCGTCACGCGCGATACCCTGTTGCTGCGCATGAAAGACGAAGACTGGAACGAGGTCATCGAAACCGACCTGACTTCTGTTTTTCGCCTGTCGCGGGCAGCGCTCAAGGGCATGATGAAGGCGCGCTACGGCCGCATCGTCAGCATCGGCTCGGTGGTGGGGCACATGGGGAACCCCGGACAAGCCAATTACTGCGCAGCCAAAGCCGGACTGATTGGATTCAGCAAGTCATTGGCCCAAGAAATTGGCTCGCGTGGCGTTACGGTCAATGTGGTTGCGCCGGGCTTCATCGAGACCGATATGACGCGCGCGCTGAGCGAGGACGCGCGCGCGGGCTTATTGAGTCGCGTGCCAACGCAGCGCCTTGGTTTACCAGAAGATATTGCCGCTGCAGTGGCCTTTCTGGTCTCCCCGGAAGCGGGTTACATCACTGGTGAAACCCTGCATGTCAACGGCGGCCTGAACATGGCCTGA
- the fabF gene encoding beta-ketoacyl-ACP synthase II, translating to MSRRRVVVTGLGIVSPVGNDLVTAWDNILAGRSGIGPIDQYDVSAFSTRFAGLVRDFNAEDWMGVKEVKRTDSFIHYGVAAAKQAVRDAGLEITDANRERIGICVGSGIGGIGTIESECGKLHAGGPRKVSPFFVPASIINMISGYISIDLGITGPNFAVVSACTTATHSIGLGARLIQSGDADIYIAGGGEAGSAPAGMAGFCQARALSTRNDDPQRASRPWDRDRDGFVLGDGAGVVVLEEYEAAKKRGAKIYGEVIGFGMSSDAYHITLPPEGGAGARLCMQNALRDAGLNPEQIDYINAHGTSTPAGDIAETQAIKGALGESAKKVAVSSTKSMTGHLLGAAGGIEAIFCLLALRDQVLPPTINLDNPGEGCDLDYVAHTARQAKIDVAMSNSFGFGGTNGTLILRRID from the coding sequence ATGAGCCGTAGGCGTGTCGTCGTAACCGGTCTTGGGATCGTATCCCCCGTGGGTAACGATCTGGTCACAGCCTGGGACAATATTCTTGCCGGGCGCTCGGGGATCGGGCCGATCGATCAATACGATGTATCGGCTTTTTCCACTCGCTTTGCAGGGCTCGTCCGTGACTTCAATGCCGAAGACTGGATGGGCGTCAAAGAGGTCAAGCGCACTGACTCATTCATCCATTACGGTGTTGCCGCCGCCAAACAGGCGGTACGCGATGCCGGATTGGAAATCACCGATGCCAACCGCGAACGGATCGGCATCTGTGTCGGTTCCGGCATTGGCGGTATCGGCACCATCGAATCCGAGTGCGGCAAGCTCCATGCGGGCGGCCCACGCAAGGTATCCCCATTTTTTGTGCCGGCTTCGATCATCAACATGATCTCCGGCTACATTTCCATTGACCTGGGTATCACCGGCCCCAACTTTGCAGTGGTTTCAGCCTGTACCACGGCCACCCACAGCATCGGTCTTGGCGCGCGCCTGATCCAGTCGGGCGACGCCGATATCTACATTGCCGGCGGTGGTGAAGCCGGCTCGGCGCCTGCAGGCATGGCCGGCTTCTGTCAGGCGCGCGCGCTTTCGACGCGCAACGATGATCCCCAGCGTGCCAGCCGCCCTTGGGATCGGGATCGTGACGGTTTTGTGCTGGGTGATGGCGCCGGGGTCGTCGTCCTCGAAGAATATGAAGCTGCGAAAAAGCGCGGCGCCAAGATCTACGGTGAAGTGATCGGCTTTGGCATGTCCAGCGATGCCTATCACATCACGCTGCCGCCGGAAGGCGGCGCAGGCGCGCGCCTGTGCATGCAAAATGCACTGCGCGATGCCGGCCTGAATCCCGAACAGATTGATTACATCAACGCCCACGGCACCTCCACGCCAGCGGGCGACATTGCCGAAACCCAGGCGATCAAAGGGGCCTTGGGCGAGTCCGCAAAAAAAGTCGCCGTGAGCTCGACCAAATCCATGACCGGACACCTGCTGGGCGCTGCGGGCGGGATCGAGGCGATCTTCTGTCTGCTGGCACTGCGCGATCAGGTCTTGCCGCCGACGATCAATCTGGACAATCCCGGCGAAGGCTGTGATCTGGATTACGTCGCGCACACGGCGCGGCAAGCCAAAATTGATGTGGCGATGTCCAACTCTTTTGGCTTTGGCGGCACCAACGGCACGCTGATTCTGCGCCGTATCGACTGA